AGGTTTTTATTAATTGTTATTGATATTTCCCCGGATATTTTTGATTTCCATAATATAAAGCTTTGCGCAACCACTTATAGGGAGGATCATTCTTGTAATCATATTCCATATGGTAAGTTCCGATACCACCGATACGCAAACCACTGAGTAAATCCAATGTTGCATAATCCAAAATCTGCGTTCCTTCTTCCCCATTCAAATCCGGGCGCACACTACGGAAGTGAGAAATTCCTCCTGTCCTCCAACCTCGTTCAAACTCTACAGTAATGATTGTCTTACGTTCCCAATCTGTAAGGTGTGGTTTCGTAATCTTACTTATAACTTGGTTTGTTGAAGATTCCCAATAAGCCTGATAGATATAGTGATCTATCATCTTTGAAGTTTCCATGTTACATTTATCCGGCTGTCCATCCATTACCAGCAACATGTCTTTACCAGTTTCTTTTTTATGAACTTTGAAGCGGTCATAAAGTGTTTTAATGAAGCGATACATAGCAATATTACCTGATGTCTCGCCAATAGACTGATTATCTGCCAAAGTTCCACTATGTCCGTATCCTGGTTCATAATCAATATCGAAACCATCTAAGTTGAATTTGATAATGGTATCGGCAATGGCATTCGCATAAGCTTCGACACCTTTCAAGCGGTCACCACCTCCCAATTCCTGTACCCAATATTGAGTAGGATTTTTTCCTTCCGGAGTAATGGCTGAGCCAATATCCTGAATAATCCAGCATAATAAAGCCTTACCTCCTTTCACGTTTTGAAAAAACTTTAAATCGGCTTTCTGCTCGGGAGAAAAGTTTCCACGAGCTCCCCATAAGGAAACAAAATCAACACTATCTGGCAGGCATTTCAAATAATTCTGTTCATTGGTTCCTTTACCAGTCCAGTTTCCGAACCATCCGAATCCTTTCACATGAGGAGACGGGCGATACTCTTCTCTCAGTTTACGATAATAAGCACGTTCAGAAGGCATCAGGTCTTCCTCTGACTGTGCTTCTAAAAAAGGAATAATCCGGTCAATAGTTTCCTGTTCAGGAAATACTTCGCGTTCGGTATCTGTCCAGGCCGAGCAACTGGTAAAAATCAAAGCGAACCAATATATATATACTAAAAACGTCAATTTCATACTTTTCATATTATCTCCATTCTAAGTTCATTATTATCTTTGCACAGGTCTATCGGAACGTACCCACCAGAGTTTGGTACTACCTTTATCCGGTCCTCCCAGCAAGGTAGTAGTCTGTCGCATACCTTCTTCATTTCCTTTATATTCATCGGCTGAAAATTTAAAGCGCTCCGGAGTACGGGCAGTAGCTTCCGCACCAATCTTATTGGGGAAGGTTGTATCATACAATCTCATCAGGTAAGGATAGCCCGTACGACGATATTCCGTCCAAGCTTCCACTCCATTGGGATACAAAGCAATGTACTTTTGAGTTATAATCTGTTGTAGTTTTTTCTCGGTTCCGGCAGCAGCATCCCACTTCGGAGAAACATTGCCTTCTTGAATATTGGAAGAATACGAATTCCCCCAAGTAGCATAATAATAGTTATAAACAGTTATCTCAGCAGGAAGCCCATCTCCATTATTCAAATAAGCCGAAGCGGCATCTGAATTGATCCCCCACTCATCCATCGACATTTTTACACCAGCTTCATACAATGCCTGTGCATCTCCTTCAATCAGCTTGAACAAAGCTGCCTCTGCTTTCAAAAAGAACACCTCAGAAGCTCTAAACCAATAAAGAGGATCACTGTTGGTAACTTTCGGAGCAGAGGCAAACTCCGCCGTATTTTCCCCTTCACCCTTAGTTTCCGCATTTCCCGGAGCAATAGCAAAATAGTCCTCTTCACCATAAGCCCTTCCTTTGGTATAATACTTCTCAATACGAGGGTCTTTATAGCCCTTCAAATAAGCCCATGCAGTAGCACCCATGCGATTCTCTTTATAATCGATGGTGGCAATCAAAGAGTTTAGCAAAGGAAGTTTTGGGGAACTACCAATCTTAGCTTCATCAGCTTTCGTTTCAATTACACCACCATTGCGTGAATCCAATGCTTTGATTGCATATTCTTTAGCCAAATCCGGTGCTACATAACGCATACGTATAGCCATTCGGAGCATCAGTGAGTTGGCAAACTTCACCCACTTGGCAGGTTCTCCATTATATATCAAGTCGTACTTCGGCATAATTTTCGAAGCGGATTTATTCAATGTGTTGACACAAGCCTCCAAATCCTTTAACATATACTTATACACATCTTCCTGCTTATCCGGATTCGGAGCCAATGAGCCCTTCCCGGCATTAGAATAAACAATAGGTCCGAAGCAGTCGGTAGCACGTAGCCAACCCGCAACGCGCACAATGTTGAATATTGACATAATTTCCTGCTTTTCCATATCTTCACTAGTTCCGATCTTTTGATAGATCTGCACCCAAGGCTGATATACTTTCATGTAAAGCTGTTCGTAAGCATAGTGCATCCGGTTGTCTGTGAAATCCCAAGTGGCTTCCGTACTCATCTTCCAATTATTGTTCATGCCGAAGTAACCTACATATTGTCCGGATGACATCACATCTGTCACAGCTAAGTCATTACCCGGTCCTGTTGTACTGGTAGGTGAACCGATAGGAACAACACGTTGCTGCATTTCCATTAACTGAGTGCCATAGATAAGACCACCGGCTTCCAATTCTTCATCTGTTACTCCGGTAGTACTTTTATTGATATTTACATAATCATCACAACCCGCAGTCAAGATTCCGCAAGAGGCAAGCAATAATAAATATTTCTTTATTTTCATAATCTTCATTTTTATCGATAATTAGAAAGCGAACTTCAAACTAAATCCGTAAGTACGATTACTCGGCAACATAAAGTAGTCATATCCTTGACCAAATGTCCCTGTTGAAGCTGTCAGTTCCGGATCGAACGGAGCCTTATTATAAATCATCCAAAGGTTCGTAGCATAAACAGAGAGATTAACACCTTTCACTACGTTACCAAACCATTTATCAGGGAATGTATAACCAATACTTGCTTCCCGCAAGCGAACATTGGTAGCAGAATATACATAATAAGCATCCAAATCCTGAATGGTGGTATAATAATCTTCCGGCTGCATCTTAATATTTCCCAACATCATATAACCTTGTTCACGCGCAAGGGCAGATGCTTCAGACACACCGAATCTATCCAGATAAGCTTGTGTCTTAGAAATCACGTTTCCACCAATACGAGCCGTGAATAATACATTGGCATTAAATCCTTTATAACCCAAACCATGTCTCCACCCCAAGTTCCACTTCGGATTTACCGTACCTAATTTATATGGTGTTGTTGTTTCGGTAGTAATAGCTTGTCCGGGTGTATAAGCAACATATCCTTCTTCATTTCTTTCCACACGGCGATCGGCGTACAAAGTTCCAATCTCTCCGTCTTCACGCAAACGAAAACGGCCTATCTTAATATCACTCAAATCCAAAGGCTGCCCCGTAAGCGGATTGACCGCATCAGTCGGCAACTTCTTCAGTTTATTCTTATTTGTTGTGGCAGTAAATGTAGTATTGTAATTAAAATCGCCAAATGTCTGATCATAACCCAATGTCAACTCCAAACCTCTATTTTGTACATCACCGGCTTGTACATACAAATATTTATACCCACTGGTACCCGGCAAATCTGCCTTCAACAACTGATTATATGTATTAGAATGATAATATGTAAAGCCCAAAGTCAAAGTATTGTTGAACCAACGGCTATCAATACCTATTTCATAAGAACGGGTACGTTCTGCTTTAAAGTCCGAGAGTGGATAATACTCGAATGGAGCTACTGTACCATTTTCCAATTTATGGGTAATGGTTCCTGGTGTAAGACCCGTAAACGAAATCGGAGAACCAACTTCTGTAAAAGAAGCTCTTAACTTTAAGAACCCCAACACCGGAGATATGCTTTCGCGAAGTTCCGGAGAAATCAATTCTGTCAAAATGGCTGATACACCTACAGAGGGATAGAAGATCCACTCATTCTTGCTATTAACCAACTGTGAAGGTCGATCAGCACGTCCTGTAAGAGTAAGATAAACGGCAGACTTCCAAGAAAGCTCTGCGGAAGCAAAAGTAGCAAAATTACGCTTACGGCTATCCCCACCAGTTTCAGATACAGTAGCAACAGCGGGATTCACATTTCCATAAGTAAACTTATTGGGTATCAACAGAAGGTCTCCTCCATAGCCATGGCCTTTTGTGTCATATTCTTCAAAAGAGGCGCCTACATTGACTGTAGCATGATAAATTTCAGCAAATTGCTTGTCAAAATTCACCATAATATCCGCATACTTCTGACGAAAAGATTCATTGGAATAAGCATAACGACCATTTGTCTTGGCAAAAGTGCTGGTTGTAGAAGCATAACGTTTGTCTTCTTTCTCTGAATAAGTATTATCCAAGCGGAAACGGCCAGAAACATTTAGATAGTCGGTAATATCGTATTTTAAATTACCATAAAACATATAGCGGTCTTTTGTTTCAGGGCGTACATTGCGATAGGCTATCCAATATGGATTTTGTGCTTCTACCCCCATAGATCCCGGAGACCAGTTCTGTACATTATAGCCCAATTCCTTATCATATCGTTCAAAATACTTTTCTCCTTCAAAATTCATACCACGTGGATAAAGATAAATACCTACAATAGGATTGAAATAGACACCTGAGGAAATCATATTGTTGTAATACTCTCGTACATAGCTGGCAGAAAAATCCACAGTCAGTTTATCTTTCAAGAACTTAGCCGTATTACGAAAAGTAATATTATAACGGTTATACTTATTGTTTTCCACTATCCCATTTGAGTTGACAGCAGCACCGGACACATAAGTCTGGTTTTTCTCTGAACCAACAGAAAGATTGAACGAATTGGTAAACATTGTTCCTGTTTGATAGAAATCTTTCGGCTCCCAAGTAGCCGGATTCTCCAATCTATTTCCCCAAGAAAAATAGCTTCCATCTACATTTCCATATATATTCTGAAACTTAGGCAACACAAAAGGATTAGAAAGCTCTATTGAAGAAGCCACATTCACGCGCAATACCCCTTCTTTACCTTTTTTCGTATTAATCAAGATAACACCGTTTGCAGCACTGGCACCATAAAGAGCAGCGGCCGATGGGCCGGTCAATACAGAAATGCTTTCAATATCATCCGGATTAAAATTGGCAATGCCTTCACTGGATGCCTTGCTGTCAAAAGTGCTACCATCTCCTTCACGGTTGGCTTGATTTCCGATGGGTACACCATCTACCACATAAAGAACGTTATTATCACCGGCGATGGATTTGTTACCCCGCATTACGACACGCGTGCTACCACCGATCCCTGAAGCACTACGCTGAATGTTTACACCGGCTACCTTACCATTCAAGCTATTCATAAAGTTGGCATCTTTAATGGTAGTCAGTTCATCACCTCCCACTTTCTGAATATTATAAGAAAGTGCTTTCTCTGAACGTTTTATACCCAACGCCGTTACAACAACCTCATCTAGTTGCTCACTATCCTCTTTCATCAAGATATTCACAGGAGTAGTTCCCGTAATGGTAACCGTCTGTGTAACATAACCTACATAACTAATTTCAAGCACAGAACCTTTAGGTACTTGCAAACTGAAATTACCATTGATATCGGTTACAGTACCATTGGCAGTACCCCTCACCAAGATACTTACACCAATCAAAGGCTCTCCGTTAACGTCTTTTACATTCCCTTTAACTTTCACATTCTGATCTGATTGAACATGAGCAATCCGTTCCGACTTCGACAAAATAATGTGATTATTTACAATCGAATAAGTAACTGTTACACCTTTCAACACTTGAGAAAGAACTTTTGATACATTCTCATCTTTAGCAGTCACGGTTACATGATCCACCCCAGATACATCTTCTACGTTATACACTACGGACATGGATGTTTGTCGTCCGATTTCCTCCAAAACCTTAGCCAAAGGAGCATTAGTAAACTCCAAACTAACCTTTTGTTCCTGGGCAGAAGCTATGGTAGCCATCGGCACAGCTAACATTAAGAATAGAAAACAAAGGCATTTGTTTTTCAGTGATTTCTCCATTTCTTTAGTTAGAATTAAAAATTAAGTACTACATTCAGTTAACAATAAAATGCATTTTCGTTGTTTCACGATAATAATACAAATGAGAAATCCAATATACTAAACCAGAAGAATACTTTTTTTTATATTTGAATCATTTGGGAAACAAGACAAACCATCATGCTTCTCAATACACATCATTAGATCTGATTCACAATAGATTATAAAAAAAGCGTGAAAGCTTCTTGTTGAACAAAAAACTCCACGCTACGTAGAAATAAACAGTATCAATACAAAAAGTTACTCCTTTTGAAATGAAAATATCCGGATAGATGTATCTGATATACTATAACTAAAATGTTGGGTCAAAGCAAGGGTACTCAATATCTCCTCCAGTGAGGAATCGGTCTTAAACAGACAAGTAAAACGTTTTTCCTTCAATTGAGAATCACTGAACGTAAACTTCACGTTATAAACTTTAGACAGACTTTCTGCAATTTTCCCCAATGGGCAAGCGGTAAAGCACAGATCCCCCTTGATCCAAAGCAGTACCTCTTCCGGACAATTATAAGCATAAAGTTCGGAAATACCCTTCTCTGTATCCACCACCATTGTCTCTCCAGGTTTCAACACTTGCCTTGCATCAGTCTGTCCCCCACAATACATCTGCACTGACCCACTTAACAGGGTAGTGGCTACCTTATGTTCACTCTCACGCGCACGTACATTGAATTTTGTACCCAATACCTGTGTACGAACACCCTGACTACTCACCACAAAAGGCTTGAGCACATTCCGCTTCACCTCGAAGTAAGCCTCACCCTTCAGATAAGCCTTTCGCTCTCTGCTCAACCAACCTGACTCATACGACAATTGCGTGGATGAATTGAGCCAGACAGATGTTCCATCAGGCAAAATTACCCGTGCACGCTGCCCCATGGCTGTGCTAACTTCATAATGTGAATCTTCACCATATACACCCATCAACACCCCGACAGCCAATATCAATCCGCCGAGAAAAGCTGCGGCAGTACCACCATAGCGTTGCCACAACAGACGCATCCGTTCCGATGAAGTCCGTTTCACAGAGGCTACCATATTCTTTTTATCTACCCGACTACGGAATGTATTCAAAGCAGCCTCCACATCAGCCGCTTCATATGCTTCAGAGCGTTGAGCCAGAGTCAGCGTATAATACACCTGCTCCAATAGCCGATGATTCTCATCTGACCGATCCACCCATTCTTCCACCTCTTCACTCTCCTGATCTGAAAGTTCACCATTTAAATAGGAAAGTAATATAGTTTCTTCCATACATCTCAGTTTAATACCTTTTTCTGCGAAAACTATTTATGTTGATAATAATACAACTAAGAATGCAAATATACTAAAGCAAATATTATAAAAAACATAAATAGGGAACTAAATCCTTTTATAGCTGTTTAAAAGGAAATAAAAAAGATTTAGTTATTGCGACATTCAGAATAATAACATATTTTTGTCATAAATCAGAATTGAAGGATACCTCTTTCACCTAACTATAGATACGATATTCAACAAAGAATTTATGGAGAATAATGCCCTAACTACCCAAGCGATAAAATGCGGTGACCGGACTGCCTTTGAAGTTTTTTATCGTTTCTATTACAAAGGGTTATGTGCCTTTGCTTCTCAGTATATTCCTTTGGTTGAAGCTGAGGAAATTGTACAAGACACCATGCTGTGGATATGGGAAAACCGCGAAAGTCTCGACACTTCCCTCTCCTTAAAGAGTTTTTTATTCACCATAGTAAAGAACAAGGCTTTAAACCACCTCACCCACGAAGAGATTCGGCGCAAAGTACATCAATCCATTGCCAAGAAATATCAAGAGGAATTCGAATCTCCCGACTTCTACCTCAACAATGAGTTATTTCTGCTTTATCGCACGGCACTTGCCAAACTGCCACCCGAGTTCCGACTTGTCTTTGAAATGAATCGCAAAGAACACCTTACCCACAAAGAGATAGCCCGACAGTTGAATATCTCTCCACAAACCGTGAACTACCGCATCGGACAGGTTCTAAAGATACTGCGTACAGAGTTAAAAGATTATCTACCACTATTGCTGACACTGCTTCCCCATCTCTAAAGATTTATCTAAAGAAAAAAGTGTGCAACCTATGATGTTTTTTGAT
Above is a window of Bacteroides helcogenes P 36-108 DNA encoding:
- a CDS encoding glycoside hydrolase family 18, with product MKLTFLVYIYWFALIFTSCSAWTDTEREVFPEQETIDRIIPFLEAQSEEDLMPSERAYYRKLREEYRPSPHVKGFGWFGNWTGKGTNEQNYLKCLPDSVDFVSLWGARGNFSPEQKADLKFFQNVKGGKALLCWIIQDIGSAITPEGKNPTQYWVQELGGGDRLKGVEAYANAIADTIIKFNLDGFDIDYEPGYGHSGTLADNQSIGETSGNIAMYRFIKTLYDRFKVHKKETGKDMLLVMDGQPDKCNMETSKMIDHYIYQAYWESSTNQVISKITKPHLTDWERKTIITVEFERGWRTGGISHFRSVRPDLNGEEGTQILDYATLDLLSGLRIGGIGTYHMEYDYKNDPPYKWLRKALYYGNQKYPGKYQ
- a CDS encoding SusD/RagB family nutrient-binding outer membrane lipoprotein; translated protein: MKIKKYLLLLASCGILTAGCDDYVNINKSTTGVTDEELEAGGLIYGTQLMEMQQRVVPIGSPTSTTGPGNDLAVTDVMSSGQYVGYFGMNNNWKMSTEATWDFTDNRMHYAYEQLYMKVYQPWVQIYQKIGTSEDMEKQEIMSIFNIVRVAGWLRATDCFGPIVYSNAGKGSLAPNPDKQEDVYKYMLKDLEACVNTLNKSASKIMPKYDLIYNGEPAKWVKFANSLMLRMAIRMRYVAPDLAKEYAIKALDSRNGGVIETKADEAKIGSSPKLPLLNSLIATIDYKENRMGATAWAYLKGYKDPRIEKYYTKGRAYGEEDYFAIAPGNAETKGEGENTAEFASAPKVTNSDPLYWFRASEVFFLKAEAALFKLIEGDAQALYEAGVKMSMDEWGINSDAASAYLNNGDGLPAEITVYNYYYATWGNSYSSNIQEGNVSPKWDAAAGTEKKLQQIITQKYIALYPNGVEAWTEYRRTGYPYLMRLYDTTFPNKIGAEATARTPERFKFSADEYKGNEEGMRQTTTLLGGPDKGSTKLWWVRSDRPVQR
- a CDS encoding SusC/RagA family TonB-linked outer membrane protein, coding for MEKSLKNKCLCFLFLMLAVPMATIASAQEQKVSLEFTNAPLAKVLEEIGRQTSMSVVYNVEDVSGVDHVTVTAKDENVSKVLSQVLKGVTVTYSIVNNHIILSKSERIAHVQSDQNVKVKGNVKDVNGEPLIGVSILVRGTANGTVTDINGNFSLQVPKGSVLEISYVGYVTQTVTITGTTPVNILMKEDSEQLDEVVVTALGIKRSEKALSYNIQKVGGDELTTIKDANFMNSLNGKVAGVNIQRSASGIGGSTRVVMRGNKSIAGDNNVLYVVDGVPIGNQANREGDGSTFDSKASSEGIANFNPDDIESISVLTGPSAAALYGASAANGVILINTKKGKEGVLRVNVASSIELSNPFVLPKFQNIYGNVDGSYFSWGNRLENPATWEPKDFYQTGTMFTNSFNLSVGSEKNQTYVSGAAVNSNGIVENNKYNRYNITFRNTAKFLKDKLTVDFSASYVREYYNNMISSGVYFNPIVGIYLYPRGMNFEGEKYFERYDKELGYNVQNWSPGSMGVEAQNPYWIAYRNVRPETKDRYMFYGNLKYDITDYLNVSGRFRLDNTYSEKEDKRYASTTSTFAKTNGRYAYSNESFRQKYADIMVNFDKQFAEIYHATVNVGASFEEYDTKGHGYGGDLLLIPNKFTYGNVNPAVATVSETGGDSRKRNFATFASAELSWKSAVYLTLTGRADRPSQLVNSKNEWIFYPSVGVSAILTELISPELRESISPVLGFLKLRASFTEVGSPISFTGLTPGTITHKLENGTVAPFEYYPLSDFKAERTRSYEIGIDSRWFNNTLTLGFTYYHSNTYNQLLKADLPGTSGYKYLYVQAGDVQNRGLELTLGYDQTFGDFNYNTTFTATTNKNKLKKLPTDAVNPLTGQPLDLSDIKIGRFRLREDGEIGTLYADRRVERNEEGYVAYTPGQAITTETTTPYKLGTVNPKWNLGWRHGLGYKGFNANVLFTARIGGNVISKTQAYLDRFGVSEASALAREQGYMMLGNIKMQPEDYYTTIQDLDAYYVYSATNVRLREASIGYTFPDKWFGNVVKGVNLSVYATNLWMIYNKAPFDPELTASTGTFGQGYDYFMLPSNRTYGFSLKFAF
- a CDS encoding FecR domain-containing protein, encoding MEETILLSYLNGELSDQESEEVEEWVDRSDENHRLLEQVYYTLTLAQRSEAYEAADVEAALNTFRSRVDKKNMVASVKRTSSERMRLLWQRYGGTAAAFLGGLILAVGVLMGVYGEDSHYEVSTAMGQRARVILPDGTSVWLNSSTQLSYESGWLSRERKAYLKGEAYFEVKRNVLKPFVVSSQGVRTQVLGTKFNVRARESEHKVATTLLSGSVQMYCGGQTDARQVLKPGETMVVDTEKGISELYAYNCPEEVLLWIKGDLCFTACPLGKIAESLSKVYNVKFTFSDSQLKEKRFTCLFKTDSSLEEILSTLALTQHFSYSISDTSIRIFSFQKE
- a CDS encoding RNA polymerase sigma-70 factor; the protein is MENNALTTQAIKCGDRTAFEVFYRFYYKGLCAFASQYIPLVEAEEIVQDTMLWIWENRESLDTSLSLKSFLFTIVKNKALNHLTHEEIRRKVHQSIAKKYQEEFESPDFYLNNELFLLYRTALAKLPPEFRLVFEMNRKEHLTHKEIARQLNISPQTVNYRIGQVLKILRTELKDYLPLLLTLLPHL